The genomic DNA GACTACGTTGCTAACCCGAAGCCAAATGGCTATCAGTCCATTCATACCGTGGTACTTGGCCCCGGTGGGAAAACCGTCGAAATTCAGATCCGTACGAAGCAGATGCACGAAGACGCTGAACTTGGCGTGGCGGCGCACTGGAAGTACAAAGAAGGCGCGGTTGTCGGTGCACGCACGGGCTATGAGGATCGCATTGCGTGGCTGCGTAAGTTGATCGCCTGGCAGGAAGAGATGGCCGATTCCGGCGAAATGCTGGACGAGGTCCGCAGCCAGGTCTTCGACGATCGGGTGTACGTCTTTACGCCAAAAGGTGACGTGGTGGATCTCCCGGCAGGTTCAACGCCGCTCGATTTTGCTTATCACATCCACAGTGATGTGGGGCACCGCTGTATCGGAGCGAAAATTGGCGGGCGCATCGTGCCGTTTACCTATCAGTTGCAGATGGGTGATCAGATCGAAATCATCACCCAGAAACAGCCGAACCCGAGCCGCGACTGGCTGAACCCGAACCTGGGCTATGTCACGACCAGCCGTGGGCGCTCGAAAATTCACGCCTGGTTCCGCAAACAGGATCGCGACAAAAACATCCTCGCCGGTCGTCAGATCCTCGACGAAGAACTGGAGCGGCTGGGCATCAGCCTGAAAGAAGCAGAAAAACACCTGCTGCCGCGCTACAACTTTAATGAGGTTGACGAACTGCTGGCGGCCATTGGGGGCGGTGATATTCGTCTCAACCAGATGGTCAATTTCCTGCAGTCGCAATTCAACAAACCGAGTGCGGCGGAAGAGGATGCCGCCGCGCTGAAACAGCTTCAGCAGAAAACGTACACCCCGCAGGCCCGCAGTAAAGACAACGGGCGGGTAGTGGTTGAGGGCGTCGGTAATCTGATGCACCATATCGCCCGCTGCTGCCAGCCGATCCCCGGTGATGAGATTGTTGGTTTTATCACCCAGGGGCGCGGGATTTCCGTGCACCGGGCAGATTGCGACCAACTGGCGGAGCTGCAATCCCACGCGCCAGAGCGCATCGTCGACGCGGTGTGGGGAGAAAGCTACTCAGCCGGGTATTCGCTGGTCGTCCGGGTCGTCGCCAACGACCGCAGCGGCCTGCTGCGCGACATCACCACAATTCTCGCCAACGAAAAGGTCAATGTACTTGGCGTTGCCAGCCGCAGTGATACTAAACAGCAACTGGCGACCATCGACATGACTATCGAAATCTACAACCTGCAGGTGCTGGGCCGGGTGCTCGGTAAACTGAATCAGGTATCAGATGTGATCGACGCCCGTCGCTTGCATGGCGGGTAAGTGCCTCTTTTAAAGCCGGATAAGGCGTTAACCGCCACCCGGCTTACTCTTTTTAACGGGAATGACTATGACTCAAATCGACCGCCTGCTCGGCATTATGCAGCGCCTGCGCGACCCGGAAACCGGCTGTCCGTGGGACAACGAGCAGACGTTTGCCACGATCGCGCCATACACCCTCGAAGAAACATACGAAGTGCTGGACGCCATCAACCGGGAAGATTTTGACGATCTGCGCGGTGAGCTGGGTGATCTGCTGTTCCAGGTGGTGTTTTACGCGCAGATGGCCCAGGAAGAAGGGCACTTTGATTTTAATGATATCTGCGCTGCCATCAGCGACAAACTGGAACGCCGCCACCCGCACATTTTTGGTGATGCCACCGCTGGCGACAGTACGGAAGTGCTGGCACGTTGGGAGCAGATCAAAAGCGCGGAACGTGCTGAAAAAGCCCAGCACTCCGCGCTGGACGACATTCCCCACAGTCTGCCTGCGCTGATGCGCGCCCATAAAATTCAGCGTCGCTGCTCGGCGGTCGGTTTTGACTGGACTTCACTCGGCCCGGTGCTGGATAAAGTGCATGAAGAAATTGACGAAGTGATGCACGAAGCGCAGCAGGCGGTCATCGATGAGGCAAAACTGGAAGAAGAAGTGGGCGATCTGCTGTTTGCTACCGTGAATCTCTCCCGCCATCTTGGGGTGAAAGCCGAAGTGGCGCTGCACAAAGCGAACCTGAAATTCGAGCGTCGTTTCCGCGAAGTGGAAAGGATTGTTGCCGAGCGAGGCCTGGAAATGACCGGCGTTGATCTCGATACCATGGAAGCCGTCTGGCAGCAGGTAAAACAACAGGAAACTGATCTCTAACGGTTTTTCGCCATCAAGCGTAATTTGTGTGATTTTTAAAATGACAAGCGCTTGATTTGCGTCAAAAACATTTCGCCAAAAGCGGCTATTTTCTCCCTCCCCGTATCGTGTGAACCTGAGGAAAAGGAGGGAGAATGAAAGTTTGTGGCGCCTGCCATGTTCGGGTATACTACTTTCCCGTCCTGGTTATTCCATCGTCTTTTAAACCTAACTTCTCAGGTTCAGCATGACAACGAACTATATTTTTGTGACCGGCGGGGTAGTTTCCTCTCTGGGTAAAGGCATTGCCGCAGCCTCCCTCGCAGCCATTCTCGAAGCCCGTGGCCTCAACGTGACCATCATGAAACTCGATCCGTACATCAACGTCGATCCGGGGACCATGAGCCCAATCCAGCACGGGGAAGTGTTCGTTACTGAAGACGGCGCTGAAACCGACCTGGACCTGGGTCACTATGAGCGCTTCATTCGCACCAAAATGACGCGCCGCAACAACTTCACCACAGGTCGTATCTACTCAGACGTTCTGCGCAAAGAGCGCCGTGGCGACTACCTGGGTGCGACCGTTCAGGTCATTCCGCACATCACCAATGCCATTAAAGAACGTATTCTTGCTGGTGGCGAAGGCCACGACGTGGTGCTGGTAGAGATCGGCGGTACGGTGGGCGACATCGAGTCATTACCGTTCCTTGAAGCGATTCGGCAGATGGCGGTTGAAGTGGGCCGCGAACACACGCTGTATATGCACTTGACGCTGGTGCCCTACATGGCCGCCGCGGGTGAAGTCAAAACTAAACCGACGCAACACTCTGTTAAAGAGCTGCTCTCCATCGGTATTCAGCCGGATATTCTGATCTGCCGTTCCGATCGCGCGGTTCCTGCTAACGAACGCGCCAAGATTGCTTTGTTCTGTAACGTTCCCGAAAAAGCCGTTATTTCTCTGAAAGACGTCGATTCTATTTATAAAATCCCGGGCCTGTTGAAATCACAGGGTCTGGACGATTATATTTGTAAACGATTCAGCTTGAGCTGCCCGGAAGCAAACCTGGCCGAATGGGAACAGGTTATCTATGAAGAAGCTAATCCGGCAGGCGAAGTCACTATTGGTATGGTCGGCAAGTACATTGAACTGCCGGACGCCTACAAATCAGTGATCGAAGCGCTGAAACACGGTGGCCTGAAGAACCGTCTGACCGTCAACATCAAGCTTATCGATTCGCAGGATGTAGAAACCCGCGGCGTCGATATTCTGAAAGGGCTGGATGCGATTCTGATCCCGGGTGGCTTTGGCTACCGCGGTGTAGAAGGTAAGGTTGCCACCGCACGTTATGCGCGTGAAAACAATATTCCGTATCTGGGCATTTGCCTGGGTATGCAGGTTGCGTTGATGGAATTTGCGCGCAACGTAGCAGGTATGGAAAACGCCAACTCAACGGAATTTGTGCCAGACTGTAAGTACCCGGTTGTGGCGCTCATTACCGAGTGGCGTGACGAAGACGGTAACGTTGAAGTGCGTACAGAGAAAAGCGATCTCGGCGGCACCATGCGCCTTGGCGCGCAGGCGTGCCAGCTGGTTGATGACAGTCTGGTTCGCAAGCTGTACGGTACGCCGGTTATCACCGAACGCCATCGTCATCGTTACGAAGTTAACAACATGCTGCTGAAACAAATCGAAGCTGCGGGTCTGCGCGTTGCGGGCCGTTCCGGGGATGATCAGTTGGTCGAGATCATCGAAGTACCGAACCACCCATGGTTCGTGGCTTGTCAGTTCCACCCGGAGTTTACTTCTACGCCACGTGACGGGCACCCGCTATTTGCTGGCTTTGTGAAAGCCGCTGGCGAGTACCAGAAGCGTCAGGAGAAGTAAGAAAAGTTAGAACAGCAGTGCACCCTACGGGGTGCATTGTTTGTCTGGAGTTTTAGTTTAACTTGTACTGAGGAAAACCTAATGTCCAAAATCGTTAAAGTCATCGGTCGTGAAATCATCGACTCCCGTGGTAACCCGACTGTTGAAGCCGAAGTACACCTGGAAGGTGGTTTCGTCGGTATGGCAGCAGCGCCATCAGGTGCTTCTACGGGTTCCCGCGAAGCGCTGGAACTGCGCGATGGCGACAAATCCCGCTTCCTGGGTAAAGGCGTAACCAAAGCCGTTGCCGCGGTTAACGGCCCGATCGCTCAGGCAGTTCTGGGTAAAGATGCTAAAGACCAGGCGGGTATCGACAAGATCATGATCGACCTGGACGGTACTGAAAACAAATCTAACTTCGGTGCGAACGCAATCCTGGCGGTCTCTCTGGCTAACGCCAAGGCAGCAGCGGCTTCTAAAGGTCAGCCGCTGTATGAGCACATCGCTGAGCTGAACGGCACCGCGGGCAAATATTCCATGCCGGTTCCGATGATGAACATCATCAACGGTGGTGAGCACGCAGACAACAATGTTGATATCCAGGAATTCATGATTCAGCCGGTTGGCGCGAAAACCCTGAAAGAAGCCGTACGTATGGGTTCTGAAGTGTTCCATCACCTGGCTAAAGTTCTGAAATCCAAAGGCATGAACACAGCTGTGGGTGACGAAGGCGGCTATGCGCCGAACCTGGGCTCCAACGCTGAAGCACTGGCTGTTATCGCTGAAGCGGTTAAAGCAGCGGGTTACGTACTGGGTCAGGACATCACTCTGGCGATGGACTGCGCAGCGTCTGAATTCTACAAAGACGGCAAATACGTTCTGGCTGGTGAAGGCAACAAAGCGTTTACCTCTGAAGAGTTCACTCACTTCCTGGAAGAACTGACCAAACAGTATCCGATCGTCTCCATCGAAGATGGCCTGGACGAGTCTGACTGGGACGGTTTTGCATACCAGACCAAAGTACTGGGCAACAAAATCCAACTGGTTGGTGATGACCTGTTCGTAACCAACACCAAGATCCTGAAAGAAGGTATCGAAAAAGGCATCGCTAACTCCATCCTGATTAAATTCAACCAGATCGGTTCTCTGACCGAAACTCTGGCTGCTATCAAGATGGCAAAAGATGCTGGCTACACTGCCGTTATCTCTCACCGTTCTGGCGAAACTGAAGATGCAACCATCGCTGACCTGGCGGTAGGTACTGCAGCAGGCCAGATCAAAACTGGCTCTATGAGCCGTTCTGACCGCGTTGCTAAATACAACCAGCTGATTCGTATCGAAGAAGCGCTGGGCGAAAAAGCACCGTACAACGGTCGTAAAGAGATCAAAGGCCAGGCATAATCCGGCTCTTCGTTCTGATAAAAAAACCCGCTTCGGCGGGTTTTTTTATGTCTGCTATTTATAACAGCAGCGGTAATGTTGCACTGGCCGTCAGCTGGTTCGTCTCGGCGTAATGCGGGTCGCGCGCCACTAGTGTGGTGGTCAGCAGTTCTATCAGCAGCATCACGCCCACTTTGGCATTGAGTGCGCCGGCGCTGAGTGGACCTTCCGGTTTTGCGGCAACCAGCAGGATATCGCTGAGCGAAGCGAGCGGGCTGCGCGAGGTGTTGCTGAGCGTCAGCACACACACCCCATGTTTACGCGCCTGTTTGACCACATGAAGCAGGTCGCGGGTTGAGCCGGAACTGGAAATGGCGACCACCAGATCTTCCTCTGACAGCGTGCTGGCATTCATTGCTGCGCGGTGCATGTCGCTAAACAACTGCGCCGGTTTCCCCAGCCGCAGCAGCTTATAGTGTAAATACTCACCCAGGATCGCGCTGGCCGCGACGCCATAGATCTGTACTGAACGCGCCTGATGCAGCGCTTCGACTGCCGAGGTCAGCAGAGCGCGGTCCAGCAGCTTCGCCGTATCCTGTAGTGCCTGCACCGATTCATTCACGATATGGTCAATCTCATCGGCAGGTTGCTGGCCTGAGGAAGGCTGTTGTGTATCCAGTGCCAGCGCCATTTTGAATTCGTTGTAGCCCTTACAGCCCAGCGCACGGCAGAGCCGCGTCACGCTGGCTTCACTGGTACCACTTTCTCTCGCCAGCTCGGTAATAGTCATATACAGCACATTCGCAGGATCGTGCAGTACAAACTCCCCCAGCTTTTGCTGCGTGGGACTGTATCCGGAAACGCTCTGCCGCAGTCTGAGCAGCAGATTTTGTTTTTCTGACATGCAGGATCCTTATGAGTAATGACCGTCGCGAAAGCCGTAACAGAATACCAGTCATTTTGAAAAAGTATGATCAGTATCTTTCTTTTTGGTGATAATTTTCATCTTTAATTTTATTTGTGATAAATATTTTCAAATAAAGCGGATGGATGAAACTCAAAAAGAGGAAGGCGACGCGGATGCAAACAATATTGAACAGACTAAAAGGTAAGCTGGTGGTTTCGTGCCAGGCACTGGAGGACGAACCGTTGCACAGCGCGTTTATCATGTCGCGAATGGCTGTCGCGGCGGCGCAGGGCGGCGCGTCCGGGATCCGCGCCAATAGCGTGGTGGACATTGACGCGATCAAACAGCAAGTCTCATTGCCGGTCATTGGCATCATCAAGCGCGACTACCCGGACAGCGAGGTGTACATCACCCCCACTCTGCGTGAAGTGGATGAGTTAATGCGCGTTGCGCCGGAGATTATCGCCCTTGATGCGACAGACAGAGTGCGCCCCGGCGGGCTAACGCTTAGCGAACTGGTAGCGCAAATCCGTGCCCGCTATCCGTCAGTGTTGCTGATGGCGGACGTTTCTACCGTTGCCGAAGCGAAAACCGCACAGGCGCTCGGTTTTGACTGCGTGGGCACAACGCTCTATGGCTACACGCCAGCAACGGCGGGGCATCGGTTACCGGAAGAGGATTGCCGCCTGCTGCGTGAAGTGATCGCCGCCGTCTCGGTACCGGTGATTGCCGAAGGCAATGTCGAGACACCGGAACTGGCCGCTCGCTGCTTTGCGCTGGGGGCGCATGCCGTGGTGGTTGGCGGGGCGATCACCCGTCCGCAGCAGATCACCGCGCGCTTCGTGGCAGCAATTCACGCGCAAAGCACCGATGGCGCATGATCCTCACGGCGGGATCTGCGATACTTATCGTTTACCCCTTTCACTGAGATGATTATGCAGTACCCGATTAACGAGATGTTCCAGACCCTGCAAGGCGAGGGTTATTTCACCGGCGTTCCCGCTATTTTTATTCGCTTACAGGGATGCCCGGTCGGGTGTGCGTGGTGTGACACCAAACATACCTGGGATAAGCTCGCCGATCGGGAAGTGTCGCTGTTCAGTATTCTGGCGAAAACCAAAGAGAGCGATAAGTGGGGGGCGGCGAGCGCAGAAGATTTACTGGCAATCATCGGCCGCCAGGGCTGGACGGCGCGCCATGTGGTGATCACCGGGGGTGAGCCGTGCATCCATGATCTCACGCCACTGACAACGCTGCTGGAGCATAACGGCTTTAGCTGCCAGATTGAAACCAGCGGCACGCATGAAGTGCGCTGCTCTCATGCCACCTGGGTGACGGTATCGCCAAAGGTGAATATGCGAGGCGGTTATGGCGTGCTGTCGCAGGCGCTGCAGCGGGCGGATGAGATCAAACACCCGGTGGGACGTGTACGCGACATCGAAGCACTGGATGAGTTACTGGCAACGCTCTCCGACGACAAGCAGCGGGTGATTGCGCTCCAGCCGATCAGCCAGAAAGACGACGCGACGCGGCTGTGTATCGAAACCTGCATCGCCCGTAACTGGCGCCTGTCGATGCAGACACACAAGTATCTGAATATTGCATAGTAAAAACAGGGCGCTGAAGGCGCCCGTTTGTTTACGCATTCGACCAACTCTGAATCGCGTTAACCTGCTCCCGCTCCCCATGAAAAACACCGTACGATTTTTTCAGTATCACATCGGTATAGCTTGTTAACTCCCTGAAAATCCCTTTATTCATTGCCTCGTAGCGGCTGGCGTTTTCGGCTACTGGCAGGAATACATCTTTAATCCGCACCATCTTTTCAACTGCTTTTTCATAAGACGGATAGAGACCAAGCCCGACAGCAGTATTGATCGCCGCGCCCAGACTTGCGCAGCCGTTCACTTCGTTGCGTCTGACGGGGAGGTTAAACACATCGGCAAAAATCTGCATAAACAAGTCGCTATTTGAACCGCCGCCGGTGATGATGACCTGTCTGGCGAACTGGTTCATTTCATTACACATATTGTCGTAATTATTCTTCAGCGTCAGGGCGATGCTCTCCAGAATGGAGCGATAGATCCACGCGTAATCCATGTTGGAGGTAAAGCCTAGCATGATCCCGCGTTTGAACGGCTCCCAGGGGTTAGTCAGCCAGTCCAGCACGGTCATCAGACCGTCACAACCCGGCGGTACCCGAGCCGCTTTTTCGTTGAGCAAATCTTCCGCCGACAGGCCACGCGCTCTGGCATCCTGAATCAACGAATCGCCGAGCATGTCGCGCAGCCAACTGACAGTCCACATCCCCTTGCGGATGCCGTAACCTTCGTACAGCAGCGTTTCCGGGATCGAGGACATGATCGGCCAGTAGCTGGTGGGATTGTTGGGCAACGTCTTACCGTTCATCATCAGGGCGATATAGGTTCCGAGAGAAATGACGGCGGTTTCATCGTCCAGCAACCCGGCGCCGAGGGCTTCAACCGGTTTATCACTGGTGGTGCAGACGACGGGTAACCCTTGCGGGAAACCGGTGGCCCGCGCGGCATCGCCGGTGATATGGCCTAACACGGTGCCAGGCATTTGTACGTCAAACAGCATGTGGCGCGGAATATTAAATTTCCTGAATACCTCGGCATCGTCGCTCCATGTCCAGGTTTTATAATCCACCGGCCACTGACCGAAGTAGTTGGCGATGTTGTCCTTAAACTCACCGGTCAGGCGATGCGATAAATAACCGGAAAAAGAGGTCACCCAGGCGACTTCGTCATTCGCATGTTCATATGGCCGGGTGACGCGCGCATCCTGCCAGCTGATTAACGGCGCGGCGGGCGTGCCATCAGCTTTCAGCAGCGCGCGGCAGCAGCGGATCGAACCGAGGCCGATACCGACAATATCTTCCTTCCTGCCGGTAAACTGGCTCATCAGGTTCTGGCCCGCGGCGCAGAGCGAGGTCCACAGATCATCGTCAGGATGTTCTGCGGTATCCGCGTCCGGCGTATACATCGGTTGCAACAGGCCCTTGCCTTCACACACCACATTCCCATCGAGATCGTACATCACGACCTTGGTGCTCTGGCTTCCACCATCAATTCCGATGATGTATTTCGTAGACATTATGCTTCTCCTTTAATTACTGGCCCGGCGCTTCGGTCGTCAGTGATGGCGCATTTTCCGGGCCAGCGTTGGCGGCACGTATTTTTCTGAATAATAAGAATGTAAAGAGGATCACCAGGCACATGGCGGTCAGCCCCATCAGCCACATATTGTGATAGGCCTCGGCGGCGGGCAGCGTGTCCTGCCAGTGTCCGATGATCGGGTAGACGAAGATGTCAGGCAGGAAGCCGATGACGGAGCAGATCCCGACGGTGGTGCCCATGATATATCTCGGTGTTCTCGCTTCGCCCGGGCAGGCAAAATAGAGGCCGCGCGAGGCGTAGCAGGTAAACGCCAGCAGCAAAATCAGGCCAATCCCCACCATTACCGA from Trabulsiella odontotermitis includes the following:
- the mazG gene encoding nucleoside triphosphate pyrophosphohydrolase; translation: MTQIDRLLGIMQRLRDPETGCPWDNEQTFATIAPYTLEETYEVLDAINREDFDDLRGELGDLLFQVVFYAQMAQEEGHFDFNDICAAISDKLERRHPHIFGDATAGDSTEVLARWEQIKSAERAEKAQHSALDDIPHSLPALMRAHKIQRRCSAVGFDWTSLGPVLDKVHEEIDEVMHEAQQAVIDEAKLEEEVGDLLFATVNLSRHLGVKAEVALHKANLKFERRFREVERIVAERGLEMTGVDLDTMEAVWQQVKQQETDL
- a CDS encoding N-acetylmannosamine-6-phosphate 2-epimerase; the protein is MQTILNRLKGKLVVSCQALEDEPLHSAFIMSRMAVAAAQGGASGIRANSVVDIDAIKQQVSLPVIGIIKRDYPDSEVYITPTLREVDELMRVAPEIIALDATDRVRPGGLTLSELVAQIRARYPSVLLMADVSTVAEAKTAQALGFDCVGTTLYGYTPATAGHRLPEEDCRLLREVIAAVSVPVIAEGNVETPELAARCFALGAHAVVVGGAITRPQQITARFVAAIHAQSTDGA
- a CDS encoding MurR/RpiR family transcriptional regulator is translated as MSEKQNLLLRLRQSVSGYSPTQQKLGEFVLHDPANVLYMTITELARESGTSEASVTRLCRALGCKGYNEFKMALALDTQQPSSGQQPADEIDHIVNESVQALQDTAKLLDRALLTSAVEALHQARSVQIYGVAASAILGEYLHYKLLRLGKPAQLFSDMHRAAMNASTLSEEDLVVAISSSGSTRDLLHVVKQARKHGVCVLTLSNTSRSPLASLSDILLVAAKPEGPLSAGALNAKVGVMLLIELLTTTLVARDPHYAETNQLTASATLPLLL
- a CDS encoding FGGY-family carbohydrate kinase, yielding MSTKYIIGIDGGSQSTKVVMYDLDGNVVCEGKGLLQPMYTPDADTAEHPDDDLWTSLCAAGQNLMSQFTGRKEDIVGIGLGSIRCCRALLKADGTPAAPLISWQDARVTRPYEHANDEVAWVTSFSGYLSHRLTGEFKDNIANYFGQWPVDYKTWTWSDDAEVFRKFNIPRHMLFDVQMPGTVLGHITGDAARATGFPQGLPVVCTTSDKPVEALGAGLLDDETAVISLGTYIALMMNGKTLPNNPTSYWPIMSSIPETLLYEGYGIRKGMWTVSWLRDMLGDSLIQDARARGLSAEDLLNEKAARVPPGCDGLMTVLDWLTNPWEPFKRGIMLGFTSNMDYAWIYRSILESIALTLKNNYDNMCNEMNQFARQVIITGGGSNSDLFMQIFADVFNLPVRRNEVNGCASLGAAINTAVGLGLYPSYEKAVEKMVRIKDVFLPVAENASRYEAMNKGIFRELTSYTDVILKKSYGVFHGEREQVNAIQSWSNA
- the pyrG gene encoding glutamine hydrolyzing CTP synthase, with translation MTTNYIFVTGGVVSSLGKGIAAASLAAILEARGLNVTIMKLDPYINVDPGTMSPIQHGEVFVTEDGAETDLDLGHYERFIRTKMTRRNNFTTGRIYSDVLRKERRGDYLGATVQVIPHITNAIKERILAGGEGHDVVLVEIGGTVGDIESLPFLEAIRQMAVEVGREHTLYMHLTLVPYMAAAGEVKTKPTQHSVKELLSIGIQPDILICRSDRAVPANERAKIALFCNVPEKAVISLKDVDSIYKIPGLLKSQGLDDYICKRFSLSCPEANLAEWEQVIYEEANPAGEVTIGMVGKYIELPDAYKSVIEALKHGGLKNRLTVNIKLIDSQDVETRGVDILKGLDAILIPGGFGYRGVEGKVATARYARENNIPYLGICLGMQVALMEFARNVAGMENANSTEFVPDCKYPVVALITEWRDEDGNVEVRTEKSDLGGTMRLGAQACQLVDDSLVRKLYGTPVITERHRHRYEVNNMLLKQIEAAGLRVAGRSGDDQLVEIIEVPNHPWFVACQFHPEFTSTPRDGHPLFAGFVKAAGEYQKRQEK
- the eno gene encoding phosphopyruvate hydratase, translating into MSKIVKVIGREIIDSRGNPTVEAEVHLEGGFVGMAAAPSGASTGSREALELRDGDKSRFLGKGVTKAVAAVNGPIAQAVLGKDAKDQAGIDKIMIDLDGTENKSNFGANAILAVSLANAKAAAASKGQPLYEHIAELNGTAGKYSMPVPMMNIINGGEHADNNVDIQEFMIQPVGAKTLKEAVRMGSEVFHHLAKVLKSKGMNTAVGDEGGYAPNLGSNAEALAVIAEAVKAAGYVLGQDITLAMDCAASEFYKDGKYVLAGEGNKAFTSEEFTHFLEELTKQYPIVSIEDGLDESDWDGFAYQTKVLGNKIQLVGDDLFVTNTKILKEGIEKGIANSILIKFNQIGSLTETLAAIKMAKDAGYTAVISHRSGETEDATIADLAVGTAAGQIKTGSMSRSDRVAKYNQLIRIEEALGEKAPYNGRKEIKGQA
- the relA gene encoding GTP diphosphokinase, with protein sequence MVAVRSAHLNKAGEFDPQKWIASLGITSQQSCERLAETWTYCREHTEGHADADLLLWRGVEMAEILSTLSMDIDTLRAALLFPLVDSGVVSEEVLTESVGKSVVDLIHGVRDMAAIRQLKATHTDAVSSEQVDNVRRMLLAMVDDFRCVVIKIAERIAHLREVKDAPEDERVLAAKECTNIYAPLANRLGIGQLKWELEDYCFRYLHPAEYKRIAKLLHERRIDREHYIDEFVGQLRSSIKEEGVKAEVYGRPKHIYSIWRKMQKKHLAFDELFDVRAVRIVAERLQDCYAALGIVHTHFRHLPDEFDDYVANPKPNGYQSIHTVVLGPGGKTVEIQIRTKQMHEDAELGVAAHWKYKEGAVVGARTGYEDRIAWLRKLIAWQEEMADSGEMLDEVRSQVFDDRVYVFTPKGDVVDLPAGSTPLDFAYHIHSDVGHRCIGAKIGGRIVPFTYQLQMGDQIEIITQKQPNPSRDWLNPNLGYVTTSRGRSKIHAWFRKQDRDKNILAGRQILDEELERLGISLKEAEKHLLPRYNFNEVDELLAAIGGGDIRLNQMVNFLQSQFNKPSAAEEDAAALKQLQQKTYTPQARSKDNGRVVVEGVGNLMHHIARCCQPIPGDEIVGFITQGRGISVHRADCDQLAELQSHAPERIVDAVWGESYSAGYSLVVRVVANDRSGLLRDITTILANEKVNVLGVASRSDTKQQLATIDMTIEIYNLQVLGRVLGKLNQVSDVIDARRLHGG
- the queE gene encoding 7-carboxy-7-deazaguanine synthase QueE — its product is MQYPINEMFQTLQGEGYFTGVPAIFIRLQGCPVGCAWCDTKHTWDKLADREVSLFSILAKTKESDKWGAASAEDLLAIIGRQGWTARHVVITGGEPCIHDLTPLTTLLEHNGFSCQIETSGTHEVRCSHATWVTVSPKVNMRGGYGVLSQALQRADEIKHPVGRVRDIEALDELLATLSDDKQRVIALQPISQKDDATRLCIETCIARNWRLSMQTHKYLNIA